The genomic segment TGATGTCCTTGGATTTGCCCTTCACCGTACTCGGAGGTGCCTTATAGATGATTATCAGGCAAGGCGATGCCGGAATCATTGGCTCCCCAGTAAAATCCTACCCATGGCAGGGAGCCTGTGGCTCATTTCACCAGGCGGGCAAGGAGTTCGTGGGTGAGGCCCCGGTAAAATGGGAAGACCCCAATGAAATGAGAAGAAATTTGGTTCTTCGACGAACCGAATGGAATTCGTAAATTTTGATGTAGTTTAAAAGACCTGGTAATACCCGTGTTTGAGGTGGTTAAAAACATTATATCAAATTATAGGTATTGAGATCAATAAAATTGATGTTTTTTGCTTTGAGTGAAGGTGACTGGAAGGTGGTTCTTTGAAAAAGAATGGAAATACAGCAGATTGAGTAGTGTAAAAGCAAGATCTCAACTTTCAGGAAAAGTTGAGATTTTTTGTCGACCTTTCGTCAGGTAGGTTATTATAACTATCAGCTTGCCAATCGCCCTCATCCCAAGTATCCTTGACCCATGGCTTCAAAGAGAGAGTATGCTCCGCACGAAGGCTTGTTCCACAGGGTCTTCCGAAACCCGGACACTACGAAGTACTTTTTGCAGCAGCATCTATCTCCAGACATTCAGCGCAGTATTGATCTGGATTCCCTGAGACTGGAAAATGTCTCCTATGTAGATGACAATTTGAGAAAGCATTTTGCGGATTTGGTTTTCAGCCTCATGCTTAAGGACGAAGAGTTTCCGTCTGCAAGGGTCTATCTCCTTTTTGAGCACAAAAGCGCTCCGGAACCGTTGGTGGGAATGCAGATCCTGCGGTACATGGCACTTCAATGGAAAGATCTGTATGATCAGCAATTGATTATGGGCAAACTGCCCCCGATCCTGCCAATTGTGATTTATCAAGAGCAGGATAGTTGGAAGCCTCGGATCTCGTTTCATGATCTGGTCGAAATGCCTTCAGATTCATTCAAGGCCTACATCCCGGATTTTGCCTTTGCTTTTTTTAGTGTCCGGGGACTGGATGCACAGTCGGTCCAGGAGAACGTGATCCTTCGCTTCTACGTGGAGATGATCAAATCCTTGGACTCACCGCAGATCAAGGAGATGCTTCCCCGGTTGGTTCAAGGCTTTGTGCAGGCTCTTGGATCACATACCGCCACCGAGTATATTGAGATATTTTTCAAATACCTGACGAAGGCCTCAGGAGTTTTAGTCCAGGAAGATTTCCAAAAAGCTTTGTCGTACCTTCCGGAAGGAGGTGAGAAAATTATGGATACATTAGCCGATCAATGGATGGAGCAGGGAAAGGATGAGGGGCGAACAGAAGGAATCACGTTAGGTGAGCAACGAGCTACCCGGGAAATGCTCCTGGAAGCCCTAAGTGAAAGATTCGGGACAATCAGTTCTGATCTTGTCAGGCGTATCAACTCAATCGAGTCCAACGAAACACTAAGGATGCTCTTCAAGCAAATATTCAGAGTGGAATCGCTGGACGGGTTCAAAGAGCAGGTCCACCGAGCCACAGACAACTAACCAGCGCATAACTCATCATAGATGAGCCACTCTGGATCTATCCGGGGTGGTTTTTTTTAATAGAATGAGAGGGGAACCTGCACTTGGCTTATGACTTTCCAGGTAACCGATTATCACGATGCCTGCTTCAAGAGCTTTTTCAGCCAAGATGAGTTCGTCCGGGACTTTATCCAGTATTACATCCCGGAGGAGATCAAAAGCCACCTGGACCTGTCCTCTATTGAGATTGACATGGAGGGTTATGTCTCGGAAGAGTTCAAGGAGTTCTACTCCGACGTGGTGGTAATGATCTCCTTCTTGGACAGTGATCAGACCTTGGAAATGTACTTCCTTTTTGAGCACAAAAGCTCTCCAGATCGATTTGCCCGGCTGCAAATTCTGAACTATCAGGTCCAGAAGTGGATGCGGATGCTCAAGAATAAGCAGTTGGGGAGGCGCTTGCCCATCATCGTTCCGGTGATTATTTATCATGGTACAAGATCCTGGAAATACAGCGTCGACTTTGAGGAGTATTTCCGTTTACCATCGGACGCTTTCCGGGATTTCATTCCCAAGTACAGGCATATTCTGCACGATATCCACAGCATGGGAGATGAATCTTTAGCATGGGAGATGAATCTTTCAAGACGACGACCGTAATGGAGGTCTTCCATCTCCTGCTGAAATACATCCACTACCCAGAGATGGACACAAAGCTTCAGGAGATATATGATCTGATTGAGACTCTGCCGGACGAAGGGCAGGCGAAAGAATACTTAAAGGTAATTGTCCGTTACGTTTTGATAGCCAGCCCAGTGCCGACACAGAGAGTTGTCCAGCATGCCAGACGTTTCCCAGGAGGTGAGGATATGGCGGGCGCAGCACTACAAGAGATACGGGAAGAGCTTCAGCATGACTTTGATCGGAAGGCTGAAGAATATGAGCAACGCGGGGAGCAACGCGGCGAACTCAAACAGTCCAGAGAAATGCTCCTGGAAGCCATAAGCGAAAAGTTCGGGACAATCAGCGCTGACCTTGTAAGACGGATTAATTCCGTTGAATCCCACGAAACCCTGAAGATGCTTTTCAAGCAGACCTTCCGGGTGGATTCGCTGGAAGAATTCAAAGAGCAGGTCCATCGAGCCACAGACAACTAAACAGCGCAACCCCCACAGATAAGCCGCTCTGGATTTATCCGGGCGGCTTTTTGTGGACCAGAACGGGGACATTATGTTGCCAGTTATATTATGTTGCGAGAATGGAGCATGGAAGGTCTCTGATGCCCCGCACCCCCGCTTTGTCTGAGATTCCAAGAGCACTGCTTGCCCTGATAAATTGCCTCGATAAGAGGCACCCGAAGGGATTTAACTGGGGTATACCATGTCATTTCCCGGACTGCCCATCCACGATGTGGATAAGACCTATCTCCTGAATCTCATTAAGCGATTGAAGATCCTGTACTGTGTTGATGTCCTTGGATTTGCAATTATGGGCAACCTTTTCCACCTGGTGGTGACCATGCGTCCGAAGGACGAGATCTCGGATGATGAGGTCAAAGAGAGTTTTCAGCGCAGATACGGGGATGAATACTCCCTGATGACCGGCAGATTCCCTTTTACCGCCAGAAGTGGACGTCCCTTTCCGAATACGTCAAGGAGATTAAGCAGGGTTTCACCGGGCAAGCCGATGCCGGAATCATCGGCTCTCGGGAGTTCGTCCGCCAGGGATTCGAGATCTTCCGGGAAATCATACAGCCTAAGCGAGAGCGAAAGCCGCAGAGGATTCAGGGGTTGGAGCAGATTTATTCCATGAAGCGGCTGGGGAGATGAGAGTGATGCTGCTCTGACTCTGGTCCCGGTTGTTCAGATGCGCGAAAATCACTTTTGAGGTAAGTGTTAATTTTATTGTTGAGGTTGAACAACCAACACTTGTCATAGGTCATAGTTTATTATAGCTTCTGTTTATGCCCAAACGGATGTGATCTTTCTCCAGATATTTTGCCGTAAAAGAACGGAGCATGGGTACAGATATTTTCTGACTTTTCTTTACACTGACTTTTTGGCCTTTCGTTATCTGTGTTTGCATGGCCTTGTTTATGCTATGGCCTAGGTCATCTACGTGCCCAATTCCAGAAGAAGCAACACAATATATGTCAACCATATCGTATAATAAAACAGTTAATATGCTTGTTTTTCTTCTTCCGTTGATGTCCTTATGGATTACGCATGCTGCAAGCACCATTTTGATACTATTGTGCATGTTGGGAATTGGTGTCTGGTTATCCAGAGAGAAGAGAATATTCTTTACCTGGTCAGAGAAAGCGGTAATGGTATCCTTTGCAGCAATCCTGGGCATGGGATTGCTTTCAGTTCCCTTGCATTGGATCTCAGCGGATATCTATCAGTCCGACTTTCAGTATGATCATGAGCTTAAATTGTTGGCATTTATTCCAATTTATTATTTGTTTGTACATACAAAGATCAAATCGGAAACTTTCTGGTACGGCCTCTGCGCTGGAGCTATATTCGCTGGTGTCTGGTCCTGTGTCTTATCTTATATCCTGGGAACAAGTGAGCGAATTGCTGGTGCATACAATCCAATTTTGGTCGGCGACATGGCTGTTGCCATGGGATTTGCCGGTCTGGCA from the Desulfovermiculus halophilus DSM 18834 genome contains:
- a CDS encoding Rpn family recombination-promoting nuclease/putative transposase produces the protein MASKREYAPHEGLFHRVFRNPDTTKYFLQQHLSPDIQRSIDLDSLRLENVSYVDDNLRKHFADLVFSLMLKDEEFPSARVYLLFEHKSAPEPLVGMQILRYMALQWKDLYDQQLIMGKLPPILPIVIYQEQDSWKPRISFHDLVEMPSDSFKAYIPDFAFAFFSVRGLDAQSVQENVILRFYVEMIKSLDSPQIKEMLPRLVQGFVQALGSHTATEYIEIFFKYLTKASGVLVQEDFQKALSYLPEGGEKIMDTLADQWMEQGKDEGRTEGITLGEQRATREMLLEALSERFGTISSDLVRRINSIESNETLRMLFKQIFRVESLDGFKEQVHRATDN
- a CDS encoding Rpn family recombination-promoting nuclease/putative transposase; the encoded protein is MTFQVTDYHDACFKSFFSQDEFVRDFIQYYIPEEIKSHLDLSSIEIDMEGYVSEEFKEFYSDVVVMISFLDSDQTLEMYFLFEHKSSPDRFARLQILNYQVQKWMRMLKNKQLGRRLPIIVPVIIYHGTRSWKYSVDFEEYFRLPSDAFRDFIPKYRHILHDIHSMGDESLAWEMNLSRRRP